TGTTTTCCTACAGCACTGTTATACAGAAAAAgatcttaattaaaactttGGGAACGCTTTACTTGAGAAGAAACGCTAGAGCGATCTTCTGATTCGGAGCTTCTTGTAAAAGAAGAGCCTCGTTTGAGCCGATCGATTTCCTGTTGCATCTCCTCTCTTTCCTATAACCAAACGCTTTTCAAACATGAACAAGTTCGTCTCATGATAGCATTCCTGAGGAGATGCCCAGTTCAATGGATCTTCCGAAACTTGAACAACATTAATCTGATAATTTTAATATTAATCCAATTAATTCACAATCATAAACTCAATTGACCTCTTTTAGACATTGAATAgcttcttcgctttcactcgccgccgcttcttGCAAGAATCGGCGAGTTTCCTAAATTAATAAGTAATCTCACATAAACTTGATTTTCATTTTGATTTACAGACGACAGTTGCGTGGCTTTGATTCCCGCCTTTACAAAGCGATGAAATAGATCGAGTCGTCCTCCCATGATCGCCACATCAAGAACGCATTCTCCTTTATTCGTTTTTGCATACATGTTGCAGCCTTCTTTCAATAGCAAATCAATGACGTTGTCACTGTCAAATTCAATGGCAGTCACAAGAGGAGTGCAGCCCCACTACAAACAAATCCTTTACAAATAGAATAACAACAGATTCCATACCTCATCGTGAACTTCAATATCGGCGCCGTTGGAAAATAATAAGCTGACTATTCTGTCATCATCACTTTGCGCTGCCAAGTGAAGAACCGAATTTACATCCTAATTTAAAATGTCAATTAGATAATTCATATTTGAGATGAACAAGTTGAAGAACCTGGTCACTGAACTTTGAAAGTAACCATTCTGCtgtttcgcgatgttttgcAATGCAGGCCAATGCCAATGCGCCGTGACCTTCCTATTGTGAAATACGAGTGTTACATTGacaaatcaaataaaaagtCATGTTCTTGCATGATCAATGGCGTGACGATTGCAATCCTTGCTTAAAAGGAAATCAGCAAATTCATTGTGCCCGTAATGAACGGCGTGAAGAAAGGGCGTTCTCCCCCACTACAAAGTTCACATGGTAATAATGCTAATATTTATATAAAACTAACCTTGTCTTGGGCCTCAACATTGGCGCCTCTTTCAATTAAAACTTCAGCAACTTCCTTTTCGTTATATTTTGCCGCCCAATGAAGTGACGTACGACCAAACTAAATCAAAGATATTGACACAGCTGCACATTAGAAATTATCTACTCCATACATAGTCCGTTTCAAATAGGGAAAATTCCATTTCAAGAAGTTTCTTCACCATTTCAACTCGTCCGTAACCGCTAGCCATTCCCAACACGCCTCGACCTCGCTGTAAAAATCAcaacaataaaaaaacaaaaaaagttTCATGTTAGAGAAATAATTTCCTTATTCTTTGCTTGAACGTCGCATCCTTTTGATATTAACATATCCAGCAAATTGACATTGCCACTCACCGCAGAACATAAAATTGGTGTGCGTCCCTCCTACAACGTCAGAGAAAAACACATTAAACTGCTAAAAAACTTTACAAAATGAATGGCACCTCGTCTTCAACTTCAAGATTGGCGCCAtttctaataagaaattcAGCTAGCTCAAGATGCCCATGTCTACATGCCAAGTGTAAGGAACTGTAACCAAACTAAatatcaatcaatcaatcaatcaatcaatcaagaCACTAATAATTTCTTTGACTACCAACCACTTGAGCTTCATTGACATCCAATCCAAGTTGAATTAATTTCTCCGCCAGTTTGACGTTTCCTCTCCAACTTGCCAATGCCAAGGCTCCGTCACCTCGCTACACACAAATGATTactatgaaaaaaaatcaaaccaTTTACTTTTGTCTTAGCATAAATATTGCATCCTTTTGATATCAATAGATCTGCCACGCCTACGCATTCACAATCGCAAGCCACAAGAAAAGGCGTGTGTCCAAACTATATAAAAACGTAAACAATTCAATcaacaaataaatataaaaacCACGACTACCTTGCTCTCAATTTCAAGTTTGGCGCCATTTTGAATAAGAAATTCTGCTAGTTCAAGATGCCCTTTGTCACATGTCCAGTGCAAGGAAGTGTAGCCAtcctaaattaattcatGTAGTGCTACAGACACTCATTCAGTGATCTCCCACCTGGTGAGCTTCATTGACATCCAATCCAAGTTGAATTAATTTCTCAGCAAGTTTCACGTTTCCATTCAAACTTGCCAATGCCAAGGCTCCATCACCTAGCTACACAAATGTTGACCATgaaacaaaaatcaaatcagTTACTTTATCCTTGGCATAAATATTGCATCCTTTCGATATCAATAGATCAACCACGCCTACGCGTTGACAAATACAAGCCAACAGAAAAGGCGTTTGTCGAAGCTAAACAATAAAAACACAATATGTAATCGTCCCATTGAACTCAACTTAGATTCAagaactttattttcagctTCAATATTAGCTCCATTCTCAATTAGAGATGTTGCAATTGCAACATGGTCACCAAGATTACATGCGGAATGCAATGATATAGAATCATACTAAATCAcacaaataaattattagTAAAAACAATGATGAGAATTCTACTTGATGAGTTTCGTTGACAGACAATCCCATTTCAATCAGTTTCTTCACCATTTCAAGATGACCCCCTAAACACGCCAATGCCAGAGCTCCATCGCCATTCTGCCAAGAGTAAGTGAGTCACACTAACAACTGTGGAAATGCAACAACACTCACGTCATTCTTTGCTTCAATGTTGCAACCTCTCTCAACAAATAAATCCACGCCTTTTACAAATCCTTTGTTTGCAGCATAAAGAAAACCCATGTTTCCGGCCTATCAGAAAACAATTTTCGATTACTTTCAAAGAGTGCCACGATACCTTGTCAACTCGACTTTCAATGTCCCATCCCattgaaagaaaatattttaggATCTTCAAATACTTTTTCCAAATAGCGAGAGCAATTGCATAGGAGCCATTCTAAAACAAACAGAATAGTCGATTAACTGCAGAAACGAGAGTGATGGGAATGCCTCTCTTTCGCAAAAAAGTAGCTACTTCTGCACACTCACGTGAttgtcgcgacgacgaaaaacatACCTCATTCACGATAGTTTTCCATTTTATCGGCTCTTTCGACACATAACCGCGAACCTTTGCCATGTTCCCGTTTGTGACAGCAGCAAGAAAGCCTACAGCAACAGTCTAAAAATAGACTACACAAAACTATGAAATACCTTTAGGATTCATCGTTTGAGCGTCCTTAGAAGAAGCTGAAGCACTTGATCAGCGAACGAAATGGCTCTCCCAacgtcgcgcatgcgctgtttAGTAAGTTCTCGGTGCGATGACGGAACGATACAGCTTCAGCCTCACGACCTTCAGGCACGTTACTCCTAGTCGATAAACGATCTTCAAACGCAAACACTGTGCTCTACTGCAGCCCAATGGGAAAACTCGTCCAGATCGAGTACGCACTCgcagccgtcgccgctggTAGTCCTTCCGTGGGCATAAAAGGTACAAAacaagtcgatcaagaacgtACGTCTATACGTAAAGTTCAGCGTCGAACGGAGTTGTAATAGCGGGatagaaaaaacaacgatCGGCTctttatgacgtcgaaagcaTCAAAAAAGTAGCCCCGCCTCTTTTATGTGAGAGTTTTTCAGAGACAACGTCTCCTTTAGGTCGAAATGATAGCCAATCACGCGGGAATGATTTGCAGTGGATTGGCCCCGGATTATcggttaattaaaatatatttGTTGGTATAATTTCgttaaattttgattttataaGGCTTCTCGTCAAAAAGGCGCGTAAATTAGCTCAAGAGTAATACCTGATATATCAAGAGCCAATTCCCACGACGAGATTGGTTCAGCAGTTCGTAGAAcattttgacggcgacggcacatCCGCGCCAGTAGCCCACTTTCACTTCTAAATAGGAACAACTCTAGCTAAACGTAGCAACCATTAAAAAAACACAAATATAAAATGTATCGGAGTGATTGCGGACATAAAAACCAAGCTAAGCAGATTAGTTAAAATAAGATTGCACAGAGCGACGTTGCGACAAATGCGGGAAGACCAAACTCACCCGACTCTCACCATACAACCTTCCTTCCACATTTCTCTTCGGATAACACTCGTCGTATTCGTCCGATTGCTGGACGCCTTCCAATACAGCCAAGCATTCATCTGCACGCGGCCTCGcgctcgaatcgacgctAATCATTCGACGACACATCTTCTTCACCGCCGAATGACCGACGTTGGAAGCCTGCTCGAATCGATGACTGGCGACCGGCTGTTCCCCAGTCATCAATTCAACGAGAGTCACTCCGAGACTACAAACGTCGGCCATCTTCGTATTCCGCTCACCGCCACCCGACCCACGACGACGCGTATCCGGATTTCGCTCCGGAGCCAAATACTCAGGACTCAACGGTCCGGCGGAGAGCGACACTTCGGCGAAACGAGCGGCGCCCAAATCGCATAGTTTCGCCtccatcgacgacgtgacgacgacgttggaagAGCGAATGTCGCCGTGCAAAACGCCGTCGGGACCGAGTCCGTGGAGATACGTGATTCCCGCTGTTATCCCCAAGCCGAGATCGATTTGCTCGCGTAACGAAAGAGGCCATTTGGAACGACGTGCTGctctgatgacgtcagaaagcgaGCCTTCGAGAAGCTCGGTGACAATTCGAAGTGGAACGCCGTTCTCCGTCGTTACGCCGCATAGGGAGACGATGTTGGGATGACGAGCTCGACTGCAGACGGCAATTTCTTgtcgaaagagacgaagatAGTATTCGGTATCGaggaagtcgaagaagatcTTGACAGCGACGGAGCATCCGCGCCAGTAGCCAACTCTCACTTCTAAATACAATtctaattaatattatttatttatttatttatttatttattggcaCCCCCGTAAGCTCCTCCTCCGAGCTTAATATCCGTCATTCtgacgtcttcgacgggAATTTGGAGAAGATCTTCCTGTTGTTTTGCCTTTTCCAGctgcttctctttctccgctTTCTCTTCGGTGACGGCTCTCAGTTCGGCTACCGTCTCCTCGTGACGATCAGATAAATTTGCTACAAAAATACAATTGCGCGTAAATAAACATCATCATAGAAAAATCGCTGTGCTTGGCTACCGTGATCGAGTCTGAGagcatcgatttcttttctcgcgtcgtcgatctggacgtctttctcttgaGAAGCGGCTCTCAATTGTGCTTCATTCGGAAGATTCAGACAAAATGTAGGGTAGATGCGATTTGGAGGTGCGTACCAAGTTCGCGATCTTTAGCGTCAAGCGCCCTCTGCTTCCCTTCCTCTGCCTCGCTTCGCAGTTTTGCTATTATCAACAAGACAGTCGTCCTAATACAGGATCACTAAAAGCTCATACTAACCGTAgtcggcttctttttctttagcccTATTCTCCAAGCGCGAaaactcttcttcttttctagacAACGCCAGAGTTGTTTCCTCCAAGCGTTGGCGAAGTTCGTTTTCCTACAAAACTGTTTTACAGAAACAGTCCTTCGAAACTTGGGAACGCTTTACTCGAGAAGAAACGCTAGAGCGATCTTCTGATTCGGAGCTTCTAGGAAAAGAAGAGCCCCGTTTGAGCCGACTGATTTCCTGCTGCATTTCCTCTCTTTCCTATAACCAAACGCTTTTCAAACATGAACTGGTTCTTCTCATGATAGCATTCCTGAGGAGACGCCCAGTTCAATGGATCTTCCGACACTTGAACAACATTAATCTGATAATTAGAACATTAATCCAATTAATTCACAATCATAAACTCAATTGACCTCTTTTAGATATTGAATAGCATCTTCGCTTTCACTTGCCGCCGCTTCTTGCAAGAATCGGCGAGTTTCCTAAATTAATAAGTAATCTCACATATACTTGATTTTCACTTTGATTTACAGACGACAGTTGCGTGGATTTGATTCCCGCTTTTACAAAACGATGAAATAGATCGAGTCGTCCTCCCATGATCGCCACATCAAGAACGCattctcctttctttgttttcgcaTACATGTTGCAGCCTTCTTTTAATAGAAAATCAATGACGTTGTCACTGTCAAATTCAATGGCAGTCACAAGAGGAGTGCAGCCCCACTACAAACAAATCATTTACAAATAAAATAACAATAGACGCCATACCTCATCTTGAACTTCAATATCGGCGCCGTTGGAAATTAATAAACTGACTATTCTGTTGTCATCACTTTGCACTGCCAAGTGAAGAACCGAATTTACATCCTAATTTAAATTGTCAATTAGATAATTCATATTTGAGATGAACAAGTTGAAGAACCTGGTCATTGAACTTTGAAAGTAACCATTCCGCTGTGTCGTGATGTTTCTCAATACAGGCCAATGCCAATGCGCCGTGACCTTCCTATTGTGAAATGTAAGTGTTACATTGACAAATTAAAAAGTCATATTCTTGCATGATCAATGGCGTGACGATTGCAACCCTTTCTCAGAAGCAAATTAGCGAATTCATTCTGCCCGTAACGAACGGCGTGAAGAAAGGGCGTTCTCCCCCACTATAAAAATCACACCGTAATAATGCGAACATTTACATAAAACCAACCTTGTCTTTGGCCTCAACATTGGCGCCTCTTTCAATTAAAACTTCAGCAACTTCCTTCTTGTTATACTTCGCCGCCCAATGAAGTGACGTATATCCCAACTGAATCAAAGATATTGATACAGCTGCACATAAGAAAATATCTACTCAATACGTAGTCCGTTTCAAATAGCGAAAATCCCTTTTCAAGAAGTTTCTTTGTCATTTTAACTCGGCCATTAGCACTAGCTGATCCCAACACGCCTCGACCCCACTGTAAGAATCACACagtaaaaaacaaaaacttTCATGTTAGAGAAATAATTTCCTTATTCTTTACTTGAACGTCACATCCTTTTGATATTAACATATTCAGCAAATTGACATTTTCACTCGCCGCAGAACATAAAATTGGTGTGTTTCCATTCTACAACAAAAACATAACAAAACAGTAGAAAGAACCGCTAAACAAACTTTGAAAAGATGAATTAAAACACAGAAGATACCTCGTCTTCAGCTTCAAGATTGGCGCCATTTTCAATAAGAAATTCTGATAGTTCAAGATGCCCGTTTTGAGCTGCCCAGTGTAAGGATGTTTTGCAAAACTTGAACAATAAATCAAGTACTGCAAATACTTATTAATAAGCAACTACACCAACCACTTGAGCTTCATTGACATCCAATCCAAGTCGAATTAATTTCTCAGCAAGTTTGACATTTCCCTTCGAACTTGCTATTGCCAAGGCTCCGTCACCTCGCTACACACAAACAATTACTATgaaacaaaaatcaaaccATTTACTTTTCTCTTGGCATAAATATTGCATCCCTTTGATATCAATAGATCTGCCACGCCCTCGCGCTCACAACTGCAAGCCACAAGAAAAGGCGATCCAAACTATACGAAAACGTAAACAATTTCAATAAACAAATGAATACAAAAACCACGACTACCTTGCTCTCAATTTCAAGTTTGGCGCCATTTTGAATAAGAAAATCTGCTAGTTCAAGATGCCCTTTGGCACATGCCAAGTGCAAGGAAGTGTAGCCAccctaaattaattaatttaatgcTACAGACACTCATTCAGTGATCACCCACGCGTTGAGCTTCATTGACATCCAATCCAAGTTGAATTAATTTCTCAGCAAGTTCCACGTTTCCATTCAAACTTGCCAATGCCAAGGCTCCATCACCGTCCTACACAAATGCTGACCatgaaagagaaatcaaaTCACTTACTTTATCCTTGGCATAAATATTGCATCCTTTTGATATCAATAGGtcaaccacgcccacgcgtTGACAATAACaagccaaaagaaaaggcgtttgTCCAAACTAAACAATGAAAACACAAGTATGTAATCGTCCTACTGAATTTAACTTAGATTCAACAACTATATTTTCAGCTTCAATATTAGCTCCATTCTCAATTAGATATGTTGCAATTGCAACATGGTCACCACAATCACATGCGCAATGCAACGATATATAATCATTCTAAATCAcacaaataaattattagTAGAAACAATGATGAGAAATCTACTTCATGAGTTTCGTTGACAGACAATCCCATTCCAATCACTTTCTTCACAATTTCAAGATCACCCCCTAAACACGCACATGCGAGAGCTCCATTGCCAAGCTGCCAAGAGTAAGTGAGTCACACTAACAACTGTGGAAATGCAACAACACTCACGTCGTTCTTTGCTTCAATGTTGCAACCTCTCTCGACAAATAAATCAACGCCTTTTACAAATCCTTGTAAAGCAGCATAAAGAAAACCCGTGCTTCCGGTCTATCAGAAAACAATTTTCGATTATTTCCAAAGAGTGCCACGATACCTTGGTAACTCGACTTTCAATGTCCCATCCCattgaaagaaaatattctaATATCTCCAAATACTTTTTCCAAATAGCGAGAGCAATTGCATAGGTGCCATTCTAAAACAAACAGAATCGTCGATTAACTGCAGAAAAGGAGAGTGATGGGAATGCCTCTCTTTCGCAAAAAAGTAGCTAGATCTACTTCTGCACACTCACGTGAttgtcgcgacgacgaaaaacatACCTCATTCGCAATAGTTTTCCATTTTATCGGCTCTTTCGACACATAATCGCGAACCTTTGCCATGTTCCCGTTTCTGACAGCAGCAAGAAAGTCTAAGAACAGTCTAAAGATAAATTACACAAAACGTGATATGAAATACCTTCAGAATTCATCGTCTGAGCCTCGGAGCTTCCCTTAGAAAAGAACTGCCGAACTTTATCCATTTCTCTTCCAGCGAACGAAATATGGAATTCTCTCAGCAacgtcgcgcatgcgctgtttAGTAAGTTCTCGGTGCGATGACGGAACGATACAGCTTCAGCCTCACGACCTTCAGGCACGTTACTCCTAGTCGATAAACGATCTTCAAACGCAAACGCTGTGCTCTACTGCAGCCCAACGGGAAAACTCGTCCAGATCGAGTACGCACTCgcagccgtcgccgctggTAGTCCTTCCGTGGGCATAAAAGGTACAAAACAAGTCGCTCAAGAACGTACTTCTATACGTAAAGTTCAGCGTCGAACGGAATTGTAATAGcgggagagaaaaaacaacgatCGGCTctttatgacgtcgaaagcaTCAAAAAAGTAGCCCCGCCCCTTTTATATAAGAGTTTTGCAGAGACAACGTCTCCTTTAGGTCGAAATGATAGCTAATCACGCGGGAATGATTTGCAGTGGATTGGCCCCGGATTATcggttaattaaaatatatttGTTTGTATAGTTCTgttaaattttgattttataaGGCTTCTTGTCAAAAAGGCGCGTAAATTAGCTCAAGAGTATTACCTGATATATCAAGAGCCAATTCCCACGACGAGATTGGTTCAAAAAATTGCCAACGTCATGCAGGAATTCACCCAATCAGGGTACactcagaaaagaaaagacacgattattaataaaataaataaaatactACTTTGTATAGTGGTGTCAGACCTTTTGGAGTTTCCGTTCTCATCGCTGGTTGGGACGACGGGAAACCCCATTTGTTTCAGTGCGATCCTTCAGTATGTATCATCACATTAGGCCCAAAGGAATTCGATTCATGTTCTAAAACAGGGGTCATACTTCGCTTGGAAGGCGACGGCTCTGGGTAAGAATCACATAAACGGGAAGACGTTCTTGGAGAAGCGCTACAGCGACGATTTGGAGCTGGAAGACGCCGTGCACACGGCCATTCTTACACTCAAAGTCAGAATTCAGTTCGAGTAACCTAGCAACGAAAACTCGATGCTTCTTAGGAAAGTTTTGAGGGGCAGATGAACGAGAGTAGCATCGAAATTGGCGTGTGCGACGCGGGGGGATTCAAGCGGCTGTCCACAGCCGAAGTGAAGGATTATTTAGCGGCGATTTAGAGAGATATCGTAGTGCGTGATGATGGGAAATAAAAGCCAAAGGCAATACGTCCTAAAAGATGCCCTCCTGTACTAGTAGTCGTTTCTTAACCCGATTACACGCTTTAAACCTCTACTATATTCATTGGTGTACATGAGACTGTCAATCGGCTATAAAATGTATGGATAATTTCACTGGTATTCATGCTGGTTACAAAAATGGTGGTTCGTAGAAACGAGTCGTTCTTCCCTCGAGCGAGTACTTACGTTTGATTCAGTCTTCCCTCGGTCCGTATCGGATCGCTTCGCGCGTCGCCAGCTCGTCTAGCGtgtcgcgtcgttcgtcgaggCCCCGCgcggggggccccccttcgagatcttcgtcgtccgcgtACGCCGTCTCGCCGCTGACGACCGAATCGATGTCTTTCGTCGAGAGAAGCGTCTGAACGAATAGCTGCACGGCGAGATCGGAGAGAAAGACGGTTTGAGCGAGAAGCCTAGAGGGATGAATGAAAATAGAGGCGTGGCTCTTCTTCCCTCTCACTCTTGCAGAAATCTTTCTA
The genomic region above belongs to Oscarella lobularis chromosome 12, ooOscLobu1.1, whole genome shotgun sequence and contains:
- the LOC136193827 gene encoding ankyrin-3-like isoform X1, whose translation is MNPKGFLAAVTNGNMAKVRGYVSKEPIKWKTIVNENGSYAIALAIWKKYLKILKYFLSMGWDIESRVDKAGNMGFLYAANKGFVKGVDLFVERGCNIEAKNDNGDGALALACLGGHLEMVKKLIEMGLSVNETHQYDSISLHSACNLGDHVAIATSLIENGANIEAENKLRQTPFLLACICQRVGVVDLLISKGCNIYAKDKLGDGALALASLNGNVKLAEKLIQLGLDVNEAHQDGYTSLHWTCDKGHLELAEFLIQNGAKLEIESKFGHTPFLVACDCECVGVADLLISKGCNIYAKTKRGDGALALASWRGNVKLAEKLIQLGLDVNEAQVFGYSSLHLACRHGHLELAEFLIRNGANLEVEDEEGRTPILCSAVSGNVNLLDMLISKGCDVQAKNKRGRGVLGMASGYGRVEMVKKLLEMEFSLFETDYFGRTSLHWAAKYNEKEVAEVLIERGANVEAQDKWGRTPFLHAVHYGHNEFADFLLSKDCNRHAIDHEGHGALALACIAKHRETAEWLLSKFSDQDVNSVLHLAAQSDDDRIVSLLFSNGADIEVHDEWGCTPLVTAIEFDSDNVIDLLLKEGCNMYAKTNKGECVLDVAIMGGRLDLFHRFVKAGIKATQLSSETRRFLQEAAASESEEAIQCLKEINVVQVSEDPLNWASPQEREEMQQEIDRLKRGSSFTRSSESEDRSSVSSQENKLRQRLDETTQALSRKEEELARSEDRAKEKEADLEALNANLRSEAEEEKKKALDANDRELAQLRAAAKEKDVQIENSRKEIDTFRLNHRILEAQLKEKDVQIENSRKDIHSVQQNHRAQLKEKDDQIEALRLDHENLRERYDETVAELRIVAAAKAEKDQQLAKAKEQENLLQIPIADVTMTEIKLGGGSFAEVKVGYWRGCAVAVKMFYELLNTERYLRLFQQEIAVCTRARHPNIVSLCGVTTENGVPLRIITELLEGSLSDVIEAALRSKWPLSLREQIDLALGMTAGIAYLHRLGGRGGVLHGDIRSTNVVVTSLMEAKICDLGAARFAEVSLSVGPMSADYLAPERNPENPNHQHNSKMADVYSLGVSVVELMTGEKPVPSHRIEQASSVGHPVVKRMCHDMISVDSSARPRAHECLARLERVQKSDEYEECYPKRMVKGKLHGEDRVSLVFPHCTQRRSVHS
- the LOC136193827 gene encoding serine/threonine-protein phosphatase 6 regulatory ankyrin repeat subunit B-like isoform X2, whose amino-acid sequence is MNPKGFLAAVTNGNMAKVRGYVSKEPIKWKTIVNENGSYAIALAIWKKYLKILKYFLSMGWDIESRVDKAGNMGFLYAANKGFVKGVDLFVERGCNIEAKNDNGDGALALACLGGHLEMVKKLIEMGLSVNETHQYDSISLHSACNLGDHVAIATSLIENGANIEAENKLRQTPFLLACICQRVGVVDLLISKGCNIYAKDKLGDGALALASLNGNVKLAEKLIQLGLDVNEAHQDGYTSLHWTCDKGHLELAEFLIQNGAKLEIESKFGHTPFLVACDCECVGVADLLISKGCNIYAKTKRGDGALALASWRGNVKLAEKLIQLGLDVNEAQVFGYSSLHLACRHGHLELAEFLIRNGANLEVEDEEGRTPILCSAVSGNVNLLDMLISKGCDVQAKNKRGRGVLGMASGYGRVEMVKKLLEMEFSLFETDYFGRTSLHWAAKYNEKEVAEVLIERGANVEAQDKWGRTPFLHAVHYGHNEFADFLLSKDCNRHAIDHEGHGALALACIAKHRETAEWLLSKFSDQDVNSVLHLAAQSDDDRIVSLLFSNGADIEVHDEWGCTPLVTAIEFDSDNVIDLLLKEGCNMYAKTNKGECVLDVAIMGGRLDLFHRFVKAGIKATQLSSETRRFLQEAAASESEEAIQCLKEINVVQVSEDPLNWASPQEREEMQQEIDRLKRGSSFTRSSESEDRSSVSSQENKLRQRLDETTQALSRKEEELARSEDRAKEKEADLEALNANLRSEAEEEKKKALDANDRELAQLRAAAKEKDVQIENSRKEIDTFRLNHKAQLKEKDVQIENSRKDIHSVQQNHRAQLKEKDDQIEALRLDHENLRERYDETVAELRIVAAAKAEKDQQLAKAKEQENLLQIPIADVTMTEIKLGGGSFAEVKVGYWRGCAVAVKMFYELLNTERYLRLFQQEIAVCTRARHPNIVSLCGVTTENGVPLRIITELLEGSLSDVIEAALRSKWPLSLREQIDLALGMTAGIAYLHRLGGRGGVLHGDIRSTNVVVTSLMEAKICDLGAARFAEVSLSVGPMSADYLAPERNPENPNHQHNSKMADVYSLGVSVVELMTGEKPVPSHRIEQASSVGHPVVKRMCHDMISVDSSARPRAHECLARLERVQKSDEYEECYPKRMVKGKLHGEDRVSLVFPHCTQRRSVHS
- the LOC136193830 gene encoding serine/threonine-protein phosphatase 6 regulatory ankyrin repeat subunit B-like isoform X2, which codes for MDKVRQFFSKGSSEAQTMNSEDFLAAVRNGNMAKVRDYVSKEPIKWKTIANENGTYAIALAIWKKYLEILEYFLSMGWDIESRVTKTGSTGFLYAALQGFVKGVDLFVERGCNIEAKNDLGNGALACACLGGDLEIVKKVIGMGLSVNETHENDYISLHCACDCGDHVAIATYLIENGANIEAENIFGQTPFLLACYCQRVGVVDLLISKGCNIYAKDKDGDGALALASLNGNVELAEKLIQLGLDVNEAQRGGYTSLHLACAKGHLELADFLIQNGAKLEIESKFGSPFLVACSCEREGVADLLISKGCNIYAKRKRGDGALAIASSKGNVKLAEKLIRLGLDVNEAQVFCKTSLHWAAQNGHLELSEFLIENGANLEAEDENGNTPILCSAASENVNLLNMLISKGCDVQWGRGVLGSASANGRVKMTKKLLEKGFSLFETDYLGYTSLHWAAKYNKKEVAEVLIERGANVEAKDKWGRTPFLHAVRYGQNEFANLLLRKGCNRHAIDHEGHGALALACIEKHHDTAEWLLSKFNDQDVNSVLHLAVQSDDNRIVSLLISNGADIEVQDEWGCTPLVTAIEFDSDNVIDFLLKEGCNMYAKTKKGECVLDVAIMGGRLDLFHRFVKAGIKSTQLSSETRRFLQEAAASESEDAIQYLKEINVVQVSEDPLNWASPQEREEMQQEISRLKRGSSFPRSSESEDRSSVSSRENELRQRLEETTLALSRKEEEFSRLENRAKEKEADYAKLRSEAEEGKQRALDAKDRELAQLRAASQEKDVQIDDARKEIDALRLDHANLSDRHEETVAELRAVTEEKAEKEKQLEKAKQQEDLLQIPVEDVRMTDIKLGGGAYGEVRVGYWRGCSVAVKIFFDFLDTEYYLRLFRQEIAVCSRARHPNIVSLCGVTTENGVPLRIVTELLEGSLSDVIRAARRSKWPLSLREQIDLGLGITAGITYLHGLGPDGVLHGDIRSSNVVVTSSMEAKLCDLGAARFAEVSLSAGPLSPEYLAPERNPDTRRRGSGGGERNTKMADVCSLGVTLVELMTGEQPVASHRFEQASNVGHSAVKKMCRRMISVDSSARPRADECLAVLEGVQQSDEYDECYPKRNVEGRLYGESRVSLVFPHLSQRRSVQSYFN
- the LOC136193830 gene encoding serine/threonine-protein phosphatase 6 regulatory ankyrin repeat subunit B-like isoform X1, translating into MDKVRQFFSKGSSEAQTMNSEDFLAAVRNGNMAKVRDYVSKEPIKWKTIANENGTYAIALAIWKKYLEILEYFLSMGWDIESRVTKTGSTGFLYAALQGFVKGVDLFVERGCNIEAKNDLGNGALACACLGGDLEIVKKVIGMGLSVNETHENDYISLHCACDCGDHVAIATYLIENGANIEAENIFGQTPFLLACYCQRVGVVDLLISKGCNIYAKDKDGDGALALASLNGNVELAEKLIQLGLDVNEAQRGGYTSLHLACAKGHLELADFLIQNGAKLEIESKFGSPFLVACSCEREGVADLLISKGCNIYAKRKRGDGALAIASSKGNVKLAEKLIRLGLDVNEAQVFCKTSLHWAAQNGHLELSEFLIENGANLEAEDENGNTPILCSAASENVNLLNMLISKGCDVQVKNKWGRGVLGSASANGRVKMTKKLLEKGFSLFETDYLGYTSLHWAAKYNKKEVAEVLIERGANVEAKDKWGRTPFLHAVRYGQNEFANLLLRKGCNRHAIDHEGHGALALACIEKHHDTAEWLLSKFNDQDVNSVLHLAVQSDDNRIVSLLISNGADIEVQDEWGCTPLVTAIEFDSDNVIDFLLKEGCNMYAKTKKGECVLDVAIMGGRLDLFHRFVKAGIKSTQLSSETRRFLQEAAASESEDAIQYLKEINVVQVSEDPLNWASPQEREEMQQEISRLKRGSSFPRSSESEDRSSVSSRENELRQRLEETTLALSRKEEEFSRLENRAKEKEADYAKLRSEAEEGKQRALDAKDRELAQLRAASQEKDVQIDDARKEIDALRLDHANLSDRHEETVAELRAVTEEKAEKEKQLEKAKQQEDLLQIPVEDVRMTDIKLGGGAYGEVRVGYWRGCSVAVKIFFDFLDTEYYLRLFRQEIAVCSRARHPNIVSLCGVTTENGVPLRIVTELLEGSLSDVIRAARRSKWPLSLREQIDLGLGITAGITYLHGLGPDGVLHGDIRSSNVVVTSSMEAKLCDLGAARFAEVSLSAGPLSPEYLAPERNPDTRRRGSGGGERNTKMADVCSLGVTLVELMTGEQPVASHRFEQASNVGHSAVKKMCRRMISVDSSARPRADECLAVLEGVQQSDEYDECYPKRNVEGRLYGESRVSLVFPHLSQRRSVQSYFN